In the genome of Nymphaea colorata isolate Beijing-Zhang1983 chromosome 9, ASM883128v2, whole genome shotgun sequence, one region contains:
- the LOC116260111 gene encoding transcription factor MYC1-like, with protein sequence MDPSSFSSPFQYPPPPPPSRPFSLQHRLQILVQTRPEWWAYALSWQPSPDRAGRMLLAWGDGHYRGPREELAGLRSRPPGALSDERLRALRDIQELIMANPDIDGSMDGEVTDAEWFYVLSLARTFSSSDGVVFDAYASGSCIWLAGRQRLHAYACERTRQALLHGIQTLVLVPFGGQVLEVGSSDIIPENPALLQTIAVLFQLENGHDGRASSAALSGGQTGACSTAGGNGNGAADASHKIGESSHPTMISSCVDSEHSDEAEEAIVVEVAMRTKKRGRKPADGREVPLNHVEAERQRREKLNCRFYALRAVVPNVSRMDKASLLEDAVSYIKELKEKVETLEKALGGAERGEGVKVEPSGKGSRNNNNNDAGAAASACEDRNGDKLEFERGDADDQGGLGYGDTEIEVTILGADAMIKVQSENRNYPATALMKALEEMKLAVHHASVTTVGDVMLQNVVVKTSDELETAESLRTALYRRMVKQ encoded by the coding sequence ATGGacccttcttctttctcttcaccaTTTCAGTAcccacctccacctcctccttctcGCCCATTTTCCTTGCAGCACCGGCTGCAGATCCTAGTCCAGACCAGGCCCGAGTGGTGGGCTTACGCCCTCTCCTGGCAGCCCTCACCAGACCGGGCCGGCAGGATGCTGCTTGCCTGGGGCGACGGCCACTACCGTGGACCTCGTGAGGAGCTTGCCGGCCTCCGGTCCAGGCCGCCTGGAGCCCTCTCCGACGAACGACTCCGGGCGCTGCGCGACATCCAGGAGCTCATCATGGCCAACCCGGACATCGACGGATCCATGGACGGCGAGGTCACAGACGCCGAGTGGTTCTACGTCCTGTCCCTTGCCCGCACTTTCTCCTCCTCCGATGGGGTCGTCTTCGACGCTTACGCCTCGGGGAGTTGCATCTGGCTCGCCGGCCGCCAGCGGCTCCACGCCTATGCCTGTGAGCGCACTCGCCAAGCGCTCCTCCACGGCATTCAGACCCTCGTCCTCGTTCCCTTTGGTGGCCAAGTGCTCGAGGTCGGCTCCTCGGACATCATTCCGGAGAACCCCGCCCTTCTCCAGACCATCGCCGTGCTGTTCCAGCTGGAGAACGGACACGACGGCAGGGCTTCTAGCGCCGCTCTTTCTGGTGGTCAGACCGGTGCCTGCTCCACGGCCGGAGGCAACGGAAACGGGGCGGCAGATGCGAGCCACAAGATCGGGGAGAGCTCCCATCCCACGATGATCTCCTCCTGCGTTGACTCGGAACACTCGGACGAGGCGGAAGAGGCGATAGTGGTAGAGGTAGCGATGCGAAcaaagaagagagggaggaagCCGGCGGACGGCCGGGAAGTGCCGCTCAACCACGTCGAGGCGGAGCGGCAGCGGAGGGAGAAGCTCAACTGCCGATTCTACGCTCTGCGCGCCGTCGTCCCGAACGTGTCGCGGATGGACAAGGCCTCCCTCTTGGAGGACGCAGTCTCGTACATCAAGGAGCTGAAGGAGAAGGTGGAGACGTTGGAGAAGGCGCTGGGAGGGGCGGAAAGAGGGGAAGGCGTGAAGGTCGAGCCTAGTGGTAAAGGCAGCCGCAATAATAACAATAACGATGCTGGTGCCGCTGCTAGTGCTTGTGAAGATCGTAATGGCGATAAACTTGAGTTTGAGCGTGGGGACGCTGATGATCAAGGGGGTCTTGGTTATGGGGATACGGAGATTGAGGTGACGATATTAGGGGCTGATGCCATGATCAAGGTCCAGAGCGAGAACAGGAACTATCCGGCGACTGCCTTAATGAAGGCGTTGGAGGAAATGAAGCTGGCGGTTCACCACGCCAGCGTGACTACGGTGGGAGATGTGATGCTTCAGAATGTGGTGGTGAAGACCTCCGACGAGTTGGAGACCGCCGAGAGTCTGAGGACCGCTCTATATAGGAGGATGGTGAAGCAATAA